A region of Streptomyces sp. NBC_01788 DNA encodes the following proteins:
- a CDS encoding DUF1177 domain-containing protein — protein MLKYVLDIVDLLDDPDADGKGVAAYLDSVAGPAGSGAQVTTVTGERGATDFVLVRVPGRTGRGRGGTSRTLGVVGRLGGVGARPEITGLVSDADGAIAAIATAAKLLDMRRRGDVLDGDVIVATHICPNAPTAPHDPVPFMDSPVDIATMNRHEVTDAMEAVLSIDTTKGNRIINHKGLALSPTVKEGWVLKVSEQMGELLAVVTGEPLVTYPVTTQDITPYGNGVHHINSILQPATATSAPVVGLAVTSAAAVPGCQTGASHESDIAAAARFAVETAKAYGGGRLDFYDDVEFGRLVSRYGSLAHLQTLGRAPRES, from the coding sequence ATGTTGAAGTACGTCCTGGACATCGTGGATCTGCTGGACGATCCCGATGCCGACGGCAAGGGAGTCGCCGCCTACCTCGACTCCGTGGCGGGCCCCGCCGGCTCCGGCGCCCAGGTCACCACCGTCACCGGCGAGCGGGGCGCCACGGACTTCGTCCTCGTGCGCGTGCCGGGCCGCACCGGCCGCGGCCGCGGCGGCACCTCGCGCACCCTCGGCGTGGTCGGGCGGCTCGGCGGCGTGGGCGCCCGTCCGGAGATCACCGGCCTGGTCTCCGACGCGGACGGCGCGATCGCCGCGATCGCCACCGCCGCCAAGCTGCTGGACATGCGCCGCCGCGGCGACGTGCTCGACGGCGACGTGATCGTGGCCACCCACATCTGCCCGAACGCCCCGACCGCACCGCACGACCCGGTGCCGTTCATGGACTCGCCGGTCGACATCGCCACCATGAACCGGCACGAGGTCACCGACGCGATGGAGGCGGTGCTCTCCATCGACACCACCAAGGGCAACCGGATCATCAACCACAAGGGCCTGGCCCTGTCGCCCACCGTCAAGGAGGGCTGGGTGCTCAAGGTCAGCGAGCAGATGGGGGAGCTGCTGGCCGTGGTGACCGGTGAGCCGTTGGTCACGTACCCGGTGACCACTCAGGACATCACCCCGTACGGTAACGGTGTACACCACATCAATTCGATCCTTCAGCCGGCCACGGCGACGTCCGCCCCGGTCGTCGGCCTCGCGGTCACCTCGGCCGCGGCGGTGCCCGGCTGCCAGACGGGCGCGAGTCACGAGAGCGACATCGCGGCCGCCGCCCGGTTCGCCGTCGAGACCGCGAAGGCCTACGGCGGCGGACGCCTGGACTTTTACGACGACGTGGAGTTCGGCCGGCTCGTGTCCCGTTACGGCTCGCTGGCACACCTGCAGACCCTCGGCCGCGCACCCAGGGAGTCGTGA
- a CDS encoding IclR family transcriptional regulator, whose product MRRGVAVPDIPVDRKTPAGALQTVDRALLVLLAFERTRPDWGVTEVATEFGWDTSVAQRLLSTLAGRGFLVSDPATRRYRIGPAALRLGRLWERSGSLELLAEPVLQELRAATGDTVLFCLPDSFHMRCVAAVEGEEGPLRYYPLVGELYPAHAGATSKSYYAFLPDEQRHRLFRGRPMARFTERTVTDPDQLEREFRQVRAQGYAWTVGEYDAGIGTVAVPVFLGAEPYGSLSLGAAGERFPDGPEDRLDALRKAARLLEQRLTHPPQHHRRPRGRTA is encoded by the coding sequence ATGCGGAGAGGAGTTGCCGTGCCTGACATCCCCGTCGACCGGAAGACCCCGGCCGGGGCGCTGCAGACCGTCGACCGCGCCCTGCTGGTGCTGCTGGCCTTCGAGCGCACCCGGCCCGACTGGGGCGTGACGGAGGTGGCCACCGAGTTCGGCTGGGACACCTCGGTCGCGCAGCGGCTGCTGTCCACGCTGGCCGGGCGCGGCTTCCTGGTGTCGGATCCGGCGACCCGCCGCTACCGGATCGGTCCCGCCGCGCTGCGGCTCGGCCGCCTCTGGGAGCGCTCCGGCTCGCTGGAACTGCTCGCGGAGCCCGTCCTCCAGGAGCTGCGCGCGGCGACCGGCGACACGGTCCTGTTCTGTCTGCCCGACAGCTTCCACATGCGGTGCGTGGCGGCGGTCGAGGGCGAGGAGGGGCCGCTGCGGTACTACCCTCTGGTCGGCGAGCTGTATCCGGCGCACGCGGGGGCGACCAGCAAGTCGTACTACGCGTTCCTGCCCGACGAGCAGCGCCACCGGCTGTTCCGGGGACGTCCCATGGCCCGGTTCACGGAGCGCACGGTCACCGACCCCGACCAGCTGGAACGCGAGTTCCGTCAGGTGCGGGCGCAGGGGTACGCGTGGACGGTGGGCGAGTACGACGCGGGCATCGGCACTGTCGCCGTGCCGGTCTTCCTCGGCGCCGAGCCCTACGGCAGTCTCAGCCTGGGGGCCGCCGGGGAGCGTTTCCCGGACGGTCCCGAGGACCGGCTCGACGCGCTGCGCAAGGCGGCCCGCCTGCTGGAACAGCGGCTGACGCACCCGCCCCAGCACCACCGCCGCCCGCGCGGCCGTACAGCCTGA
- the pepE gene encoding dipeptidase PepE, translating into MNLLLLSNSTQYGRGYLEHALDTVTAFLPDRARLAFVPYALADHDAYTTKVRDALAGAGIDVHGVHEGGDPVGRLAEADAVFVGGGNSFRLLTALYRTGLRDALIKAVGDGLPYMGASAGTNMAAPTLRTTNDMPIVQPPSFEALGLVPFQINPHYLDPDPGSTHKGETREERLTEFLEENDVPVLGLREGSWLRVTGTHAEIGGGSAARLFSRGTAPREIPVGTDVSELLTIAPEYDTPAR; encoded by the coding sequence TTGAACCTGCTGCTCCTGTCCAACTCCACCCAGTACGGCCGTGGTTACCTGGAACACGCCCTCGACACCGTGACCGCGTTCCTGCCGGACCGGGCACGGCTCGCGTTCGTGCCGTACGCGCTCGCCGACCACGACGCCTACACCACCAAGGTGCGCGACGCGCTCGCCGGGGCCGGCATCGACGTGCACGGGGTGCACGAGGGCGGTGACCCGGTCGGCCGGCTCGCCGAGGCGGACGCCGTGTTCGTCGGCGGCGGCAACTCCTTCCGGCTGCTGACCGCCCTGTACCGGACGGGTCTGCGGGATGCTCTGATCAAGGCGGTCGGGGACGGGCTGCCGTACATGGGCGCCAGCGCGGGCACCAACATGGCCGCGCCCACGCTGCGCACCACCAACGACATGCCGATCGTCCAGCCTCCGTCCTTCGAGGCGCTGGGTCTTGTCCCGTTCCAGATCAACCCGCACTACCTGGACCCCGACCCGGGCTCCACGCACAAGGGCGAGACCCGCGAGGAGCGCCTGACGGAGTTCCTCGAGGAGAACGACGTGCCGGTCCTCGGCCTGCGCGAGGGCTCCTGGCTGCGCGTGACGGGAACCCACGCCGAGATCGGCGGCGGGAGCGCCGCCCGCCTCTTCTCCCGCGGCACGGCACCGCGCGAGATCCCGGTCGGCACGGACGTCTCCGAACTGCTCACCATCGCCCCGGAGTACGACACACCGGCGCGGTAG
- a CDS encoding ABC transporter ATP-binding protein, whose translation MTPVLELSGVALRYRGATGNVVEDVSFEVEAGHSLALVGESGAGKTTLLRLLLGLARPTVGQVRFDGAELSPRDREQMRRFRSGVQCVFQDPYSSLDPRRRVGATVAEPLLSLGIDSRATARPKVAAALERVGLPADAADRYPHEFSGGQRQRIAIARATVCTPRVLLADEPVSALDVTTRVKVVDLLAELKQEQGLTLVMVSHDLSVVASLCERTAVLERGRVVEHGDTAQVLTQPAHPYTRRLLDSVPRLPA comes from the coding sequence ATGACCCCCGTACTCGAACTGTCCGGCGTCGCGCTGCGCTACCGGGGCGCCACAGGCAACGTGGTCGAGGACGTGTCGTTCGAGGTCGAGGCCGGACACAGTCTCGCGCTCGTCGGCGAGTCGGGAGCCGGCAAGACCACGCTGCTGCGGCTGCTGCTGGGCCTCGCCCGACCCACGGTCGGCCAGGTCCGCTTCGACGGCGCGGAACTGTCCCCGCGGGACCGGGAGCAGATGCGCCGCTTCCGGAGCGGCGTCCAGTGCGTCTTCCAGGACCCGTACTCCTCGCTCGACCCGCGCCGCCGGGTCGGCGCCACCGTGGCCGAGCCGCTGCTCTCCCTCGGCATCGACAGCCGCGCCACGGCCCGGCCGAAGGTGGCCGCGGCCCTGGAACGGGTCGGCCTGCCGGCCGACGCTGCGGACCGCTATCCGCACGAGTTCTCCGGCGGCCAGCGTCAGCGGATCGCCATCGCCCGCGCCACCGTCTGCACTCCGCGGGTGCTGCTGGCCGACGAACCCGTGAGCGCGCTCGACGTCACCACCCGGGTCAAGGTCGTCGACCTGCTGGCCGAGCTCAAGCAGGAGCAGGGGCTGACCCTGGTGATGGTCTCCCACGACCTGTCGGTCGTCGCCTCCCTGTGCGAACGCACGGCCGTCCTGGAACGCGGTCGCGTGGTCGAACACGGCGACACCGCGCAGGTCCTGACGCAGCCCGCCCACCCGTACACCCGCCGCCTGCTCGACAGCGTGCCGCGCCTGCCGGCCTGA
- a CDS encoding ABC transporter ATP-binding protein translates to MNLLDVRGLTVRTSDGRTLVDDLSFTVSGGERLGLIGESGSGKSLTTLAVLGLLPDGMTATGSVELAGTQVVGAPEKRLTSLRGRDAAIVFQEPLTALDPLMRVGRQIAEPLRRRTGLKGKDLQQAVARTLVQVRLPEPERIARAFPHEISGGQRQRVALAMALACEPKLLIADEPTTALDVSVQAEMLELIDTLVRERDMAVLFVSHDLAVVAKVTDRALVLKDGRAVEEGPVGAIVGAPREEYTKALVASARRLESALDLRSAR, encoded by the coding sequence GTGAACCTCCTCGACGTACGCGGACTGACCGTCCGCACCAGCGACGGCCGCACCCTGGTCGACGACCTGTCCTTCACCGTGTCCGGGGGCGAACGCCTCGGCCTCATCGGCGAGTCCGGCTCCGGCAAGTCCCTCACCACGCTCGCCGTGCTCGGTCTGCTGCCCGACGGCATGACCGCCACCGGCAGCGTCGAACTCGCCGGCACCCAGGTGGTCGGCGCCCCCGAGAAGCGGCTCACCTCCTTGCGCGGCCGGGACGCGGCCATCGTCTTCCAGGAGCCGCTCACCGCGCTCGACCCGCTGATGCGCGTGGGCCGCCAGATCGCCGAACCCCTCCGCAGGCGCACCGGCCTGAAGGGCAAGGACCTTCAGCAGGCGGTGGCGCGGACGCTCGTCCAGGTCCGGCTGCCCGAACCCGAGCGCATCGCCCGTGCCTTCCCGCACGAGATCTCCGGCGGACAGCGCCAGCGCGTGGCCCTCGCCATGGCCCTGGCCTGCGAACCGAAACTGCTCATCGCGGATGAGCCGACCACCGCCTTGGACGTGTCCGTCCAGGCCGAGATGCTGGAACTCATCGACACGCTGGTCCGCGAACGGGACATGGCGGTGCTGTTCGTCAGCCACGACCTCGCCGTGGTGGCCAAGGTGACCGACCGTGCCCTGGTGCTGAAGGACGGGCGGGCCGTGGAGGAGGGCCCGGTCGGGGCCATCGTCGGCGCGCCCCGCGAGGAGTACACCAAGGCCCTCGTCGCCAGCGCCCGGCGCCTGGAATCCGCCCTGGACCTGAGGAGCGCGCGATGA
- a CDS encoding ABC transporter permease: MTRADTLPTVRPEKTPPGGRSPRRSATLVVGCVLAGLIALLALVSLFWLPFSADDTSGGRLAGPGNGHLLGTDKLGRDLFTQVMTGSRIAVEAGLGSVLVAAAIGVTLGVLAAFAQGWLDDTLSAFLDILIAFPTLLLAMLIVAARSATLGSAVLAIGLAQSAVVARLARILVKRVLAQDYITAARTSGTSWPRTVVGHVLPNIWPTLVVNLALQFGLAVLAEAGLSYLGLGAPPPNASWGRMLQEAQATFTTAPAGALAPGILLVLLVIGVNLIADGLRDTLDPAARRRRA, translated from the coding sequence ATGACCCGGGCGGACACACTGCCCACCGTCCGGCCGGAGAAGACGCCACCGGGCGGACGCAGTCCCCGGCGCTCGGCCACGCTCGTCGTCGGCTGTGTCCTCGCCGGTCTCATCGCGCTGCTCGCGCTGGTGTCCCTGTTCTGGCTGCCCTTCTCCGCCGACGACACCTCCGGCGGGCGCCTCGCCGGTCCCGGGAACGGGCATCTGCTGGGCACCGACAAGCTCGGGCGCGACCTGTTCACCCAGGTCATGACCGGCTCGCGGATCGCCGTCGAGGCGGGCCTGGGGTCGGTGCTCGTCGCCGCCGCGATCGGCGTCACCCTCGGGGTGCTCGCCGCGTTCGCGCAGGGCTGGCTCGACGACACGCTCTCGGCGTTCCTCGACATCCTCATCGCCTTCCCGACCCTGCTGCTCGCGATGCTCATCGTCGCCGCACGCTCGGCGACCCTCGGCTCGGCCGTCCTCGCGATCGGCCTGGCGCAGAGCGCGGTCGTCGCCCGGCTGGCGCGCATCCTCGTCAAACGCGTGCTCGCGCAGGACTACATCACCGCGGCCCGCACCTCCGGCACGTCCTGGCCCAGGACCGTCGTCGGCCATGTGCTGCCCAACATCTGGCCCACCCTGGTGGTCAACCTGGCCCTCCAGTTCGGGCTCGCCGTACTCGCCGAGGCCGGACTGTCCTACCTCGGACTCGGAGCGCCCCCGCCGAACGCCTCGTGGGGCCGGATGCTCCAGGAGGCCCAGGCCACCTTCACCACCGCCCCGGCGGGCGCGCTCGCCCCCGGCATCCTGCTCGTCCTGCTCGTCATCGGCGTCAACCTCATCGCCGACGGCCTGCGCGACACCCTCGACCCGGCCGCCCGCCGGAGGCGCGCGTGA
- a CDS encoding ABC transporter permease, whose product MARYLLRRFAFLLVSLALASVVLFVLLRMLPGDPANALTSVGASPEQIAAARHSIGSDKPLPEQFVHWLGQLASGDLGTSFVSSLPVGPEVASRMSVTVPLTLAAFTLAVVLAVPAGFVAAHKRHTWYGALLSGVSQLGIAVPVFWLGMILIAVFALNAGWLPSGGFPPDGWSEPAEAVRSLVLPVVTIALVMSASLIRYVRSATLDVLGSDHLRTARALGSSFGRAMWRHGLRNASVPVISILGIELASTLLGAVVVESVYALPGLGSLLATAIAQHDYPVIQGVLFVSTLAVLLIGFVADLVQRIIDPRLRGRLSGGAR is encoded by the coding sequence ATGGCCCGCTATCTCCTGCGGCGCTTCGCCTTCCTCCTGGTGTCGCTGGCCCTGGCGAGCGTGGTGCTGTTCGTCCTGCTGCGCATGCTGCCCGGCGACCCGGCCAACGCACTCACCTCGGTGGGTGCGAGCCCGGAACAGATCGCCGCGGCACGGCACTCCATCGGGTCCGACAAGCCGCTGCCCGAGCAGTTCGTCCACTGGCTCGGGCAGTTGGCGAGCGGTGACCTCGGCACCTCCTTCGTCAGCTCGCTGCCGGTCGGACCCGAGGTCGCCTCCCGGATGAGCGTCACCGTGCCGCTGACCCTGGCCGCGTTCACCCTCGCCGTCGTCCTCGCCGTGCCCGCCGGGTTCGTCGCCGCGCACAAACGGCACACCTGGTACGGCGCACTGCTCAGCGGCGTGTCCCAACTGGGCATCGCGGTCCCGGTGTTCTGGCTCGGCATGATCCTCATCGCCGTGTTCGCCCTGAACGCCGGCTGGCTCCCGTCCGGCGGCTTCCCGCCGGACGGCTGGTCGGAGCCCGCCGAGGCGGTCCGCTCCCTCGTCCTGCCGGTCGTCACCATCGCCCTGGTGATGAGCGCGTCCTTGATCCGCTACGTCCGCTCCGCCACCCTCGACGTCCTCGGCAGCGACCATCTGCGCACCGCCCGCGCCCTGGGCTCGTCCTTCGGCCGGGCGATGTGGCGGCACGGACTGCGCAACGCCTCCGTTCCGGTCATCTCGATCCTCGGCATCGAACTCGCCTCGACCCTGCTCGGCGCGGTCGTCGTGGAATCGGTGTACGCGCTGCCCGGCCTCGGCTCCCTGCTCGCCACCGCCATCGCCCAGCACGACTACCCGGTCATCCAGGGCGTGCTGTTCGTCTCCACCCTCGCCGTGCTGCTCATCGGCTTCGTCGCCGACCTCGTACAGCGGATCATCGACCCGCGTCTGCGCGGCCGGCTCTCCGGAGGTGCCCGATGA
- a CDS encoding ABC transporter substrate-binding protein: protein MSIKKTSLYATATAATLAVTLTACGGSGSGGNASGGTANKDATVNVGSLYEPQNLDNTAGGGQGVTEALNGNVYEGLFKLTDDGKVEKLLATDYKVSGDGLTYTFTLRDGVKFHSGKALTSEDVKYSLEKVIADDSQSARKNNLQVIKDIATPDARTVKVTLSKKSISFVYNLSYVWIINSQAKNLKTTEDGTGPYQLGKWTRGSALSLDRFPGYWGKAATNKKAVFHYYKDATALNNALLTGAVDVVTSEQSPDALDQFKSNQNYKVNDGDSTTKLLLAFNDKAKPFTDVKVRQAVSSAIDDKKLLESVWGGYGKLIGSMVPPTDPWYEDLTKVNAYDPARAKKLLAEAGYAKGFSFTLDTPNYDPHPTAATFIKSELAKVGVNVKINTITPDEWYTKVYKNHDFSATLQEHVNDRDLVWYGNPDFYWGYDNKQVTQWVEQAEQASSTAEQTDLLKKVNRKTAEDAASDWLYLYPQIVVASSKLSGYPLNGLNSQFYVYDIQKKG, encoded by the coding sequence ATGAGCATCAAGAAGACGTCCCTGTACGCCACCGCCACCGCTGCCACCCTCGCCGTGACCCTCACCGCCTGCGGCGGCTCCGGCTCGGGCGGCAACGCCTCCGGCGGCACCGCGAACAAGGACGCCACCGTCAACGTCGGCTCCCTCTACGAGCCGCAGAACCTCGACAACACCGCAGGCGGCGGCCAGGGCGTCACCGAGGCCCTCAACGGCAACGTCTACGAAGGGCTGTTCAAGCTCACCGACGACGGCAAGGTCGAGAAGCTGCTCGCCACGGACTACAAGGTGAGCGGTGACGGACTCACCTACACCTTCACCCTGCGCGACGGCGTGAAGTTCCACAGCGGCAAGGCCCTCACCAGCGAAGACGTCAAGTACAGCCTGGAGAAGGTCATCGCGGACGACTCCCAGTCCGCCCGCAAGAACAACCTCCAGGTCATCAAGGACATCGCCACCCCCGACGCGCGGACCGTCAAGGTCACGCTGTCCAAGAAGTCGATCTCCTTCGTCTACAACCTCTCCTACGTCTGGATCATCAACTCCCAGGCGAAGAACCTGAAGACGACCGAGGACGGCACCGGCCCGTACCAGCTCGGCAAGTGGACCCGCGGCTCCGCGCTGAGCCTGGACCGGTTCCCCGGCTACTGGGGCAAGGCAGCCACGAACAAGAAGGCCGTCTTCCACTACTACAAGGACGCGACCGCCCTCAACAACGCGCTGCTGACGGGCGCCGTCGACGTGGTCACCAGCGAGCAGTCGCCCGACGCCCTCGACCAGTTCAAGAGCAACCAGAACTACAAGGTCAACGACGGCGACTCCACCACCAAGCTGCTGCTCGCCTTCAACGACAAGGCCAAGCCGTTCACCGACGTCAAGGTGCGCCAGGCCGTGTCCTCCGCCATCGACGACAAGAAGCTCCTCGAGTCCGTCTGGGGCGGCTACGGCAAGCTCATCGGCTCGATGGTGCCGCCCACCGACCCCTGGTACGAGGACCTCACCAAGGTCAACGCCTACGACCCGGCACGGGCCAAGAAGCTGCTCGCCGAGGCCGGCTACGCCAAGGGCTTCAGCTTCACCCTCGACACCCCGAACTACGACCCGCACCCCACCGCCGCGACCTTCATCAAGTCCGAGCTCGCCAAGGTCGGCGTCAACGTCAAGATCAACACGATCACGCCGGACGAGTGGTACACGAAGGTCTACAAGAACCACGACTTCTCGGCCACCCTCCAGGAGCACGTCAACGACCGTGACCTCGTCTGGTACGGCAACCCCGACTTCTACTGGGGCTACGACAACAAGCAGGTCACGCAGTGGGTGGAGCAGGCCGAGCAGGCCTCCAGCACCGCCGAGCAGACCGACCTGCTGAAGAAGGTCAACCGCAAGACCGCCGAGGACGCGGCCAGCGACTGGCTGTACCTCTACCCGCAGATCGTCGTCGCGAGCAGCAAGCTGTCCGGCTACCCGCTCAACGGCCTCAACTCGCAGTTCTACGTCTACGACATCCAGAAGAAGGGCTGA
- a CDS encoding DUF1684 domain-containing protein — MSHSITDQPTADPAGEWDAWRSERHRALTSPTGNLALVETRWLPAGERPDAEAARAGRPRTVTVTTLQRTDLVTGEPEHGLRFWDADSDAVRHFDRVDVFPYDPAWVLEATYTPVPGARRVAFEHIRDNGGTRDLVVPGDITLTVDGRDHTLSAFDDDGTLLLVFGDPTNGDTTYGAGRFLFVRRTEDDDRVLLDFNRAFVPPCGFSDQYNCPMPPRQNRFHLPIQAGEKLPVFRGGFPAQH; from the coding sequence ATGTCCCACTCCATCACCGACCAGCCCACAGCCGACCCCGCGGGGGAGTGGGACGCATGGCGGTCCGAGCGACATCGGGCCCTCACCTCGCCGACGGGCAACCTCGCCCTCGTCGAGACCCGCTGGCTGCCGGCCGGTGAGCGCCCGGACGCCGAGGCCGCTCGCGCGGGCCGGCCGCGGACGGTGACCGTCACCACGCTCCAGCGCACCGACCTCGTCACCGGCGAGCCCGAGCACGGCCTGCGCTTCTGGGACGCCGACTCGGACGCCGTCCGCCACTTCGACCGCGTCGACGTGTTCCCCTACGACCCTGCCTGGGTGCTCGAGGCGACCTACACGCCCGTACCCGGCGCCCGGCGCGTGGCCTTCGAGCACATCCGGGACAACGGCGGCACCCGTGACCTCGTCGTCCCGGGCGACATCACGCTCACCGTCGACGGCCGCGACCACACCCTCAGCGCCTTCGACGACGACGGCACCCTGCTGCTCGTCTTCGGCGACCCCACCAACGGTGACACCACCTACGGCGCCGGCCGCTTCCTCTTCGTGCGGCGCACCGAGGACGACGACCGCGTCCTGCTCGACTTCAACCGCGCCTTCGTGCCGCCCTGCGGATTCTCCGATCAGTACAACTGTCCGATGCCGCCGCGGCAGAACCGTTTCCACCTGCCCATTCAGGCCGGTGAGAAGCTCCCCGTCTTCCGCGGCGGCTTCCCCGCACAGCACTGA
- a CDS encoding DoxX family protein — MTTSDVTLTRPAAAPETAPAAPAHAYDAGLLVLRLVLGLTMAAHGTQKLFGWFGGGGVDGTGQFFAASGYPSPKAFAVVAGLSETLGGLGLVLGLLTPLAAAAVVGTLVNAISVKWGGGFFAPQGVEYELLIALSAVALALTGPGRIAVDRLLPVLRSHRVAHGVAAIVLGAVVAGVTLLLRH; from the coding sequence ATGACCACTTCCGACGTCACCCTGACCCGACCCGCCGCCGCGCCCGAGACGGCCCCGGCGGCCCCCGCCCACGCGTACGACGCCGGCCTGCTCGTCCTGCGCCTCGTGCTCGGGCTGACCATGGCCGCGCACGGCACCCAGAAGCTGTTCGGCTGGTTCGGCGGAGGCGGTGTGGACGGCACCGGGCAGTTCTTCGCGGCCTCCGGCTACCCCTCGCCCAAGGCGTTCGCCGTCGTGGCCGGGCTCAGTGAGACCCTCGGCGGGCTCGGCCTCGTGCTGGGCCTGCTCACCCCGCTCGCCGCCGCGGCCGTCGTCGGCACGCTGGTCAACGCGATCTCCGTCAAGTGGGGCGGCGGCTTCTTCGCCCCGCAGGGCGTCGAGTACGAGCTGCTCATCGCCCTGTCCGCGGTGGCCCTCGCCCTGACCGGCCCCGGCCGGATCGCCGTGGACCGGTTGCTGCCCGTGCTGCGCTCGCACCGCGTCGCCCATGGCGTCGCCGCGATCGTGCTCGGCGCCGTCGTCGCCGGGGTCACGCTGCTGCTGCGCCACTGA
- a CDS encoding amidohydrolase produces the protein MTAHDTARQALAGLDTPLNQDLEALYQDLHAHPELSFEEHRTAAEVARRARDLEYEVTEGVGRTGVVARLVNGEGPTVLLRADFDALPVTERTGLPYTSTNEGVMHACGHDVHVTCLVGTMALLAGARERWSGTVLAVFQPAEELGQGAQAMVDDDLYGRFGTPDVVLGQHVMALPAGTVACHPGLAFAATDALQVRMFGRGAHASMPEASIDPVVMAASTVMRLQTVVSREIASRDRAVVTVGALQAGTKDNIIPDEARLQLNIRTHAPQVRRTVLDAVERIVRGEAAVAGAQQDPEISTLHTFPLMVNDDEACARTMAAIGDVIGHDRLTDPGASSGSEDVGVFGTSANVPVCYWLLGGVDPDTYAKADAAGTRSRDIPQNHSPLFAPVMRPTLTDGVTALTTAALTWLGPAPRSA, from the coding sequence ATGACCGCACACGACACCGCCCGGCAGGCCCTGGCCGGCCTGGACACCCCCCTGAACCAGGACCTCGAAGCGCTCTACCAGGACCTGCACGCCCATCCCGAGCTGTCCTTCGAGGAGCACCGCACGGCCGCCGAAGTCGCCCGCCGCGCACGGGACTTGGAGTACGAGGTCACCGAGGGCGTCGGGCGGACCGGCGTCGTGGCCAGGCTGGTGAACGGCGAGGGCCCGACCGTGCTCCTGCGCGCCGACTTCGACGCGCTGCCCGTCACCGAGCGGACCGGGCTGCCGTACACCTCGACCAACGAAGGCGTGATGCACGCGTGCGGTCACGACGTGCACGTCACCTGCCTGGTCGGCACCATGGCCCTTCTGGCCGGCGCCCGCGAGCGGTGGTCGGGCACCGTGCTGGCCGTGTTCCAGCCGGCCGAGGAGCTCGGCCAGGGCGCTCAGGCGATGGTCGACGACGACCTGTACGGCCGCTTCGGCACCCCCGACGTCGTCCTCGGCCAGCATGTAATGGCGCTCCCGGCCGGCACCGTCGCCTGCCACCCCGGGCTCGCCTTCGCCGCCACCGACGCGCTCCAGGTGCGCATGTTCGGGCGCGGGGCCCACGCGTCCATGCCGGAGGCGTCGATCGACCCGGTGGTGATGGCGGCCTCCACCGTGATGCGGTTGCAGACCGTGGTCTCCCGCGAGATCGCCTCCAGGGACCGGGCCGTGGTCACCGTCGGCGCCCTGCAGGCCGGCACCAAGGACAACATCATCCCGGACGAGGCCCGGCTCCAGCTCAACATCCGCACCCACGCCCCGCAGGTCCGCCGGACCGTCCTGGACGCGGTGGAGCGGATCGTCCGCGGCGAGGCAGCGGTCGCCGGGGCGCAGCAGGATCCCGAGATCAGCACCCTGCACACCTTCCCGCTGATGGTCAACGACGACGAGGCGTGCGCCCGGACCATGGCCGCCATCGGTGACGTGATCGGCCACGACAGGCTGACCGACCCGGGAGCCTCCTCCGGAAGTGAGGACGTCGGCGTCTTCGGTACCAGCGCGAACGTGCCCGTCTGCTACTGGCTCCTCGGCGGCGTCGACCCCGACACCTACGCGAAGGCGGACGCCGCGGGCACCCGGAGCCGTGACATCCCGCAGAACCACTCGCCGCTCTTCGCCCCCGTCATGCGGCCCACCCTCACCGACGGCGTCACGGCCCTGACCACTGCGGCCCTCACCTGGCTCGGCCCGGCCCCGCGTTCCGCATGA